The nucleotide sequence GCGTCGAGCGCCGGGTCGGCCAGGAGTTCCAGGGCGAGCGCGAGCCGGTCGGCGTACGTACGGCTGGAGCGGCGGGCCGGGGAGACGGTGCCGACCTGGCTGCTGCGCACGACCAGCCGCCGGGAGTGGAAGTCCTCGCCGAGCGGGAGGGAGACCTTCCGGTCGCCGTACCAGCTCAGTTCCAGGACCGTGCCCTCGGATGCCAGCAGTTCCAGCGAACGGGTCAGGCCCTGTTCGGTGGCGCTGGCGTGCACGACGAGGTCGAGGCCGTCGCGGGCTTCGCCGGGGGTGGCGAACTCGACGCCGAGGGCGTCGGCGACCTTCGCGCGGGTGGGATCGGCGTCCACCAGCTGGACGCGGACGCCGGGGAAGCGGGCCAGCAGCGCCGCCACCGAGCAGCCCACCATGCCGCCGCCGACCACCGCGATCCGGTCGCCGACCAGCGGCGCCGCGTCCCACAGCGCGTTGACGGCCGTCTCCAGGGTGCCGGCGAGGACGGCCCGGGGCGCGGGCACCGAGTCCGGTACGACCGTGACCGCCGTGGCCGGGACGACGTAGCGCGTCTGGTGCGGATAGAGGCAGAAGACCGTGCGCCCGACCAGCGCGGCGGGCCCCCGTTCCACCACGCCGACGTTGAGGTAGCCGTACTTCACGGGTGCCGGGAAGTCGCCCTCCTGGAACGGTGCCCGCATCGCCGCGTGCTGGCTCGCGGGCACCCCGCCGCGGAAGACGAGGGTCTCCGTGCCGCGGCTGACGCCGGACCACAGCGAGCGCACCAGCACCTCGTCGTCGGCCGGGTCGGGGACGACGACGTCGCGGATCTCCCCGGTGCCCGGGGAACCGACCCAGAACGCACGAGCGGTGACGGACATCGGAATCCTCCTGAACGATCTGCGACCGGCCCACGTACCGAGGTGTGCACAGTCCGCGCACAGTACGCGGCGCTGATCATCTTTGTCATCTGGCCGGAGGAATGTGCGGTGGCCCTGAACAACACTTACGACGCAAGGCTGGTCCAGCAGGAGACCGCTGTGGGAGCGGGCGTTCAGATCCTGTTGCTGGCCCTGCTCGGCTCGGCGATCGGCCTCGGGCCGGCGGGCTGGGTGACCGGTCTCGTCTTCGCCATCGCCACCTGGGCGGTCCTGTCCCGGGCCCTGCACCGCTCCGCCCTGCGCTCGTTCGGCATGGCCAACCGGGTCACGCTCGGCCGGGCGACCCTGGTCGGCGGGGTGACCGCGCTGGTGGCCGACTCCTTCGAGAGCGCGCCGCCGGTGACGCTGCTGGTGGGTCTGACGGCCGTGGCCCTGATCCTCGACGGCGTCGACGGCAAGGTCGCCCGCCGCACCAACACCTCGACGGCCCTGGGCGCGCGGTTCGACATGGAGGTCGACGCGTTCCTGATCCTGGTGCTCAGCGTGTACGTGTCGATGGCGCTGGGCCCGTGGGTGCTGCTCATCGGCGCGATGCGCTACGTGTTCGTCGCGGCGGCCCGTGTCGCCCCCTGGCTGAACGCCCCGCTCCCGCCGAGCACCGCCCGCAAGACGGTCGCCGCGCTCCAGGGCGTGCTCCTGCTGCTGGCCGGCGCGGACCTGCTGCCCTACGCGGCCACCTTCGCCGTCGTCCTGCTCGCACTGGGTTCGCTGGTGTGGTCGTTCGGCCGGGACGTGCTGTGGCTGTGGCGGACCTCGCGCGTCGCGGCGCAGGCCCCGGTGGCGAAGGTGCTGGAACTGGTGTGACCCCGGGAGCCGTCACGGCTCCTCCTTCCCACCCCCATGGGGCAGGGCCCGGACCGGTTTCGCGGTGCGGGCCCTGCCCCATGGGTCTTCCGGCGGGACTTCCGGCCGGTCTTGCGGCAAGGCCTCGGCCGGATGAGCCGGCGGCGGCCGCCCCGCGTTCACGCCCGGCCCGGTTCACCGGCCCCCTCGCCCACCGGTCCCACGGTCATCGGCCCTCCTTCCCGCCGGTTCCCTCCTCGGCGGTCGCCGAGGGGAGCAGGGCGACGGCGGCGGCCGGTACGGCGGCCAGCAGGAGCCAGGGGACGGCCGGGGGGAGCCCGGCGTCCAGCAGGGTGCCGGCGGCGGCGCTGCCCAGCAGCACGACGAGTCCGGAGACCGAGGACAGCGCACCGGTGTACAGGCCGAGCCGTCCCTCGGCGGCCAGGTCCGGCACCCGGGCGCGGGCCGCGGGCACGACGAGCATCTGGCCGAGCGTGAGCAGCACGACGAAACCGGCCGCGGGCAGCAGCCCCGCCGCACCCGTGCGTCCGGCGGGCAGGGCGGCGGCCACCAGGGCGAACCCGGCGGCGATCAGCGCGAGTCCGGCCGCCATCGAGCGGCGCGGGTCGAGCCGCTCCCCCGCCCACCGGGTGACCGGCAGCTGCGCGGTGACCACCAGCACCGACGACAGCGCGAACAGCCAGGCCAGCGGCGCCTGCGACCCCGCCGCCCGTTCCACCTCGGCGGGCAGGGCGAGGTAGAGCTGGTTGTAGGCGAGCAGACAGGCGCCGTACGCGCCGCACAGGGCGAGGAAGCCGCGGTCACGCAGCAGCGGTGCGACGGCGCCGCGCACCGGGACCCGGGTACGGCCCGGGACGCGCCGCGGCAGGAGGAGGGCGTGGCCGGCCAGCACGAGGACGAAGACACCGGCTCCGGCGAGGCACACCGCGCGGAAGTCGACGGCGAGGAGCAGCGCGCCGAGCAGCGGTCCGACGAACGCCCCGGCCTGACCGGCGACCGTGAACAGCGCGAGCACCCGGGTGCGCGGCCTGCCGCCCGCCTTCTCGAACGCGACGGCCTGCCAGGCCACTTCGGACTCGACGGCGGGCGAGAACAGCGCGGCCGCGAACCCGATGAGCAGGACGGCCCCGACGACCGTCCAGGTCCGTTCCGCGTACCCGAGCCAGGCGAACCCGGCGACGCGC is from Streptomyces asoensis and encodes:
- a CDS encoding zinc-dependent alcohol dehydrogenase, whose translation is MSVTARAFWVGSPGTGEIRDVVVPDPADDEVLVRSLWSGVSRGTETLVFRGGVPASQHAAMRAPFQEGDFPAPVKYGYLNVGVVERGPAALVGRTVFCLYPHQTRYVVPATAVTVVPDSVPAPRAVLAGTLETAVNALWDAAPLVGDRIAVVGGGMVGCSVAALLARFPGVRVQLVDADPTRAKVADALGVEFATPGEARDGLDLVVHASATEQGLTRSLELLASEGTVLELSWYGDRKVSLPLGEDFHSRRLVVRSSQVGTVSPARRSSRTYADRLALALELLADPALDALVTGDSAFEELPEVMPKLASGEIAALCHRVGYGQEGLT
- a CDS encoding MFS transporter — protein: MTASRPAPRPAQGPAPRPDPRPAPRRLRRRSPRGAAAPPVPLPPLLRLLIATQLAFNVGFFAVLPFLAGHLGGAVGMAGWLVGFVLGLRTFSQQGLFVVGGALADRHGIRPVVLAGCALRVAGFAWLGYAERTWTVVGAVLLIGFAAALFSPAVESEVAWQAVAFEKAGGRPRTRVLALFTVAGQAGAFVGPLLGALLLAVDFRAVCLAGAGVFVLVLAGHALLLPRRVPGRTRVPVRGAVAPLLRDRGFLALCGAYGACLLAYNQLYLALPAEVERAAGSQAPLAWLFALSSVLVVTAQLPVTRWAGERLDPRRSMAAGLALIAAGFALVAAALPAGRTGAAGLLPAAGFVVLLTLGQMLVVPAARARVPDLAAEGRLGLYTGALSSVSGLVVLLGSAAAGTLLDAGLPPAVPWLLLAAVPAAAVALLPSATAEEGTGGKEGR
- a CDS encoding CDP-alcohol phosphatidyltransferase family protein yields the protein MALNNTYDARLVQQETAVGAGVQILLLALLGSAIGLGPAGWVTGLVFAIATWAVLSRALHRSALRSFGMANRVTLGRATLVGGVTALVADSFESAPPVTLLVGLTAVALILDGVDGKVARRTNTSTALGARFDMEVDAFLILVLSVYVSMALGPWVLLIGAMRYVFVAAARVAPWLNAPLPPSTARKTVAALQGVLLLLAGADLLPYAATFAVVLLALGSLVWSFGRDVLWLWRTSRVAAQAPVAKVLELV